The DNA segment CTCCTCGGCGCTTGCGCCTGCGGGGTCTCCCCTGAACCATACTCCCACAGGAGTCTTCGTGCCTTCCGCTCCAATCAACAGGGTGTATAAATCAACACTGTTCTTTAACACAGCCATTTTCAAGTCAAATTAATCCCCTATTTTAAGTTATTCGGGTTATAATAGAGATTATTTCGATACTAGAAAGAATAGGGGCTCGAGAATATATGAAACGGACGGAACTTCAGCAGGGAGCCATCCATGCCGGCTTTTCCTATTTACTTTGGGGATTATTGCCGATTTATTGGAAGTTTTTAGACCAGGTTAATGCACAGGAAATACTGGCGAACCGAGTATTTTGGTCATTTATTTTTATGATTGTAGTGTTGATTTTTACAAAAAAGTGGGAACTGTTTGTCCAAACGTTTAAAGGATTTGCTCAAAACAAAAAACAGCTGTATGCATTAACGATTGCTTCACTACTAATAAGTGTCAATTGGTTTGTTTATATTTGGGCAGTTAATAGTGGGCATATGATTGAAGCGAGTTTAGGGTATTATATTAATCCACTTGTTAGCATCTTATTAGGAATGGTGGTTTTGAAGGAGAAATTAACGATTTATCAATATATCTCCTTTGTTCTGGCTGCCGTTGGGGTTGTCATTTTAACAGTAGCCCATGGTGCATTTCCTTGGATTGCAATTACCTTAGCTGTATCGTTTGGCTTGTATGGATTAGCAAAGAAACTGATTAATGTTGAATCTGCAGTGGGATTGACTTTAGAAACCATGGTGGTTGCCCCAATTGCTGCTATTTATATGATAATCTTATTTAGTCGTGGTGCGAATACTCTTTTCTCTTCAACTTTGGGAACGGATTTACTTTTAATTGGAGCAGGAGTAGCAACCGCTGTGCCTTTGCTTTATTTTGCAAAAGGAGCTCAGAAAATCCCATTATCCCTATTAGGGTTTTTACAATATATTGCACCTACACTTACTTTGATTTTAGGTGTTTTTGTGTATAATGAACATTTCTCGAAGGTTCAGCTTTTGTCATTTATGTTCATTTGGTCAGCGTTAACTATTTATTCGCTTTCTAAAACAAAGCTGATTTCGGAAAAGGGTTTGAAATGGCGGAGAGAAAAGAGAACAAGTATGTAATATAAGGGGCAGACTCCATATAAGATGAGTCTGCCTTTTATTATTATGACCATGTTAAACTTGCCTGTTGATTTCCGCTCCAGGCGCGAGCGGTTCGTGGGCGTTTCGGCGAGCCTCCTCGGCGCATGCGCCTGCGGGGTCTCCCCTGAACCGTACTCCCACAGGAGTCTTCGCGCCTTCCGCTCCAATCAACAGGGTGTAAAATCAACACTGTTCTTTAACACAGCTATAATTATAAATAGGTTCTTTTTACTTTTTCCCAGAAGGAGTTGTCTTTTAGTTTTAATGTTTTTAGCTTTTTATCACTAATTTTTACTTGGATTTTATCAACATGGCGGATGCTTAAGGCTTCGTTATCCATGCCCATGGTTGGATGATCATTTCCTTCAGAAATGACTTTAAGTGTCAGGGTACGCTCACTTCCTAAAATAAAGGAAGCGCCGAGTGTCCGGTAACGATTGGTATTCACTGACGCAACCTCGCTTACCTGCATACAAGATAATAGAGGATCGACTACTGAACCATTTACTGATTTATTATAGGCTGTACTTCCTGTTGGTGTTGCAACAATTAAACCATCTCCGCGAAAGGTTTCGAAATGTAATTGGTCGACAAATACATCCAAAACAAGTGTTTTAATGATAGAAGATCGAATGCTGAACTCATTCAAACATGGGAACGTCCCTTGGCCATCAACAGTTACTTCAATGGTTGGATAGCGACGGACCTCAATATGTTCATTAGTTGTAATGGCTTCTATCATTTTTGAGGTATCACTGATTCGAAAATCACAATACATACTTAAACTATTTTTAGTGGAGATTCCCATATAAAGACAATCATCACGAAAGCCTGTTTTTCTAACAGCTTGCAGAAAGGTCCCATCATCGCCAATACTGGCAATAATATTCGCTTTCCGATAATCATTTACCATGGTAAAACCGTAGCGGTCAGCCAATTCAAAAAGTGGAGCGGCTTTTGAAAGCATGTCTGCATCACGCTTATGATAAAAATAAATGTTACGTCTTAATTCCATAAATTGTGCCTCCTTTAAATGTTGGTGAAAATATTTATTATTAAAAATTAAACACTGATAAAATTAGGTTAGTCTGAAATTAGTTTAGCATTTTTTAGAGACATTATGAAAGCAGTTACAACCTATTAGATAAAAGAAAGAGGGGAAAAGAACATTGTAATGACCTGTCAACAACAAGTTGGCAGGTTTATTTTTTTACGATAAGCGAATAATAATAGGCTGAAAGGTGGTGAAGGAATTTGGTTTGGGTCCTGATCATTGTATCAATAATAATGCTCTTATTCGTCCTACTTATTTTTTCTAAATTAACGATTCTTTTAAATTACTACCATTTTAATGACAATGATGACTTGAAGGTAGAGTTTCGGTTATGGTTCGGATTAATTAAATACAAAATAGATGTTCCCTTAATAAAAATCGATGATAATTCCCCTAGCATTATTGTTAAGAGGAAGAAGAAAAAGGAAAATGAAAAAACGAAAAAAGACAATGTGTCAGTGAACCAGATTGATAAAAGTGATGTTATGACAAGTTTCAATAATACAAAAGAACTGCTCGAGCATGTGTTTAAGCTGCACCTGATTGTTAGGAAGTTTTTTAAAAAGGTATCTATTAAAAAGCTTGAATGGCATACGATGGTTGGAGTAGGTGATGCAGCGTATACGGGTATCATAACTGGAGGGCTATGGGCGGTTAAAGGAAGTATAATAGGACTTCTCAGTCATTACCTTGCCATGAAACAAATTCCGGAATTATCAGTTACCCCTCATTTCCAAGCTGCTGTCATTCAAACACGATTTACAGGTATTTTTCAGTTCCGAATCGGGCATGCTATTCTCGCAGGATTAAAGCTGATTAAATTCTGGAAGGGCGGTAAACCGCACTTAAAAAGTAAAGAAAAGTATGCAAATGAAAAAACTAATTCTGTTTGAAATAGGAGGAAAGATCCATGTCCGACCATCCAATTCAAGGTTTGATGACAACTGCAATGGAAAGTTTAAAAGAAATGATTGATGTAAATACCATTATTGGGGATCCTGTTGAAACCCCTGATGGTAGTGTTATTTTAACAGTTTCTAAGGTAGGGTTTGGATTTGCTGCTGGTGGTAGCGAGTTTAAATTAGATAGCGGCCAGTCTCAAGCGCAGAGCCAGGGCCAGGGTCAGAGTCAAGGCCAACCGAAGCTTCCGTTTGGTGGAGGAAGCGGGGGGGGTGTATCCATTACTCCAATCGCCTTTTTAATTGTTAACTCAAATGGGGTTAAGATGCTACACCTGGATGAAAGCACTCATTTATACGAGAAAATATTGGAGCTTGCTCCACAAGCAGTTGATAAGATTCAGCAAATGTTCTCGAAGAAAGATGAGAACAAACAACAGCAACAAAATCATCAACAGACCCAACAGTCACAGCAGCATAAACAAGAGCTTGAGTTTTAAATGAATGGGTTAATCTTCTCTTTAGGGAAGGTTAACTTTTTTCTTGATGCTCAATAATTGCAAAATAGAATTTGAAAAGATATATTTACACTGTACATATTAAAGCAAATTCATCTTTTTCATGTATTGCTTTAACACGACAAAGGAGGATGTAAGGATGGCAAATGTAACTTTTAAGGGTAATGCAGTAACATTGTTAGGGAATGAAGTGAAGGTAGGAGATAAGGCTCCAAATTTCACAGTATTAGCTAATGACTTATCACAAGTGACTTTAGACGATACGAAGGGACAGGTTCGTTTAATCAGTGCAGTACCTTCTCTAGATACTGGTGTTTGTGATGCGGAAACACGCCGTTTCAATGAAGAAGCTAATGGTTTAGGGCATGTTAAGATCTTAACTGTAAGCGTGGACCTACCATTTGCTCAAAAACGTTGGTGTGCAGCAGCAGGAATTGAAAACGTTCAAACCTTATCTGATCACCGTGATCTTTCATTCGGAGAGGCATATGGCGTTGCGATTCAAGAATTAAGACTATTAACTCGCGCTGTGTTCGTAGTAGATTCTACAGATACAGTGACATACGTAGAATATGTGAGTGAAGCAACGAATCATCCTAACTATGAAGCGGCAATTGAAGCTGCTAGAAATGCAAAATAAAATAGGAATAACAAGGCCTCGGCATTATGGCGAGGCCTTTATACTTGTTTAAAAAATACATACTCGTATAAAATGAATAAGGAAATTTAGTAACGGAGGGGAATA comes from the Neobacillus sp. PS2-9 genome and includes:
- the ytfJ gene encoding GerW family sporulation protein; this translates as MSDHPIQGLMTTAMESLKEMIDVNTIIGDPVETPDGSVILTVSKVGFGFAAGGSEFKLDSGQSQAQSQGQGQSQGQPKLPFGGGSGGGVSITPIAFLIVNSNGVKMLHLDESTHLYEKILELAPQAVDKIQQMFSKKDENKQQQQNHQQTQQSQQHKQELEF
- the rarD gene encoding EamA family transporter RarD, which translates into the protein MKRTELQQGAIHAGFSYLLWGLLPIYWKFLDQVNAQEILANRVFWSFIFMIVVLIFTKKWELFVQTFKGFAQNKKQLYALTIASLLISVNWFVYIWAVNSGHMIEASLGYYINPLVSILLGMVVLKEKLTIYQYISFVLAAVGVVILTVAHGAFPWIAITLAVSFGLYGLAKKLINVESAVGLTLETMVVAPIAAIYMIILFSRGANTLFSSTLGTDLLLIGAGVATAVPLLYFAKGAQKIPLSLLGFLQYIAPTLTLILGVFVYNEHFSKVQLLSFMFIWSALTIYSLSKTKLISEKGLKWRREKRTSM
- a CDS encoding DUF2953 domain-containing protein, producing MVWVLIIVSIIMLLFVLLIFSKLTILLNYYHFNDNDDLKVEFRLWFGLIKYKIDVPLIKIDDNSPSIIVKRKKKKENEKTKKDNVSVNQIDKSDVMTSFNNTKELLEHVFKLHLIVRKFFKKVSIKKLEWHTMVGVGDAAYTGIITGGLWAVKGSIIGLLSHYLAMKQIPELSVTPHFQAAVIQTRFTGIFQFRIGHAILAGLKLIKFWKGGKPHLKSKEKYANEKTNSV
- the tpx gene encoding thiol peroxidase, producing MANVTFKGNAVTLLGNEVKVGDKAPNFTVLANDLSQVTLDDTKGQVRLISAVPSLDTGVCDAETRRFNEEANGLGHVKILTVSVDLPFAQKRWCAAAGIENVQTLSDHRDLSFGEAYGVAIQELRLLTRAVFVVDSTDTVTYVEYVSEATNHPNYEAAIEAARNAK
- a CDS encoding NAD kinase — encoded protein: MELRRNIYFYHKRDADMLSKAAPLFELADRYGFTMVNDYRKANIIASIGDDGTFLQAVRKTGFRDDCLYMGISTKNSLSMYCDFRISDTSKMIEAITTNEHIEVRRYPTIEVTVDGQGTFPCLNEFSIRSSIIKTLVLDVFVDQLHFETFRGDGLIVATPTGSTAYNKSVNGSVVDPLLSCMQVSEVASVNTNRYRTLGASFILGSERTLTLKVISEGNDHPTMGMDNEALSIRHVDKIQVKISDKKLKTLKLKDNSFWEKVKRTYL